Proteins from a genomic interval of Melospiza georgiana isolate bMelGeo1 chromosome 20, bMelGeo1.pri, whole genome shotgun sequence:
- the NTMT1 gene encoding N-terminal Xaa-Pro-Lys N-methyltransferase 1: protein MTSEVVENEFEFYSKAEKYWKDVPATVDGMLGGYGHISSIDINSSRKFLQRFLRDGPNRTGTTRALDCGAGIGRITKRLLLPLFKTVDMVDVTEDFLTKAKSYLGEEGRRVRNYFCCGLQDFSPEPNSYDVIWIQWVIGHLTDNHLSDFLKRCRAGLRPNGIVVIKDNMAQEGVIMDDVDSSVCRDLDVVHKIIRRAGLHLLAEERQENFPDEIYHVYTFAMR, encoded by the exons ATGACCAGCGAGGTGGTGGAGAACGAGTTTGAGTTTTACTCCAAGGCAGAGAAGTACTGGAAGGATGTGCCCGCCACGGTGGATGGCATGCTGGGGGGCTACGGCCACATCTCCAGCATCGACATCAACAGCTCCAGGAAGTTCCTGCAGAGGTTTCTGCGG GATGGCCCCAACCGGACGGGGACAACCCGAGCTctggactgcggggctggcatCGGCCGGATCACCaagcggctgctgctgcccctcttCAAGACAGTGGACATGGTGGATGTGACAGAGGACTTCCTCACCAAGGCCAAGAGCTACCTGGGCGAGGAGGGCAGGCGGGTGCGCAACTACTTCTGCTGCGGCCTCCAGGACTTCAGCCCTGAGCCCAACTCCTACGATGTCATCTGGATCCAGTGGGTCATTG gACATCTCACTGACAACCACCTCTCCGACTTCCTGAAGCGCTGCCGTGCCGGCCTGCGGCCCAACGGCATCGTGGTCATCAAGGACAACATGGCCCAGGAGGGTGTGATCATGGACGATGTGGACAGCAGCGTCTGCAGGGACCTGGACGTGGTCCATAAGATCATCcgcagagctgggctgcaccTCCTGGCTGAGGAGCGCCAGGAGAACTTTCCTGATGAGATCTACCACGTGTACACCTTTGCCATGAGATGA
- the ASB6 gene encoding ankyrin repeat and SOCS box protein 6, whose translation MPFLHGFRRIVLEYQPLVDELLGLLATPDTEGQSSLESPACLDSDKSQLSAVRRVLERETHSPFYQEGVSYALLKVTELGLVPAAEILLEFGADLSFEDPVTYYTPLHMAVLRNQPDAVELLVQHGADINRRDRIHESSPLDLASEEPERLPCLQRLLELGADVNAADKNGKTALLHALASSDSGQIHNTDSIRLLLEGGADVTAATKDGDTVFTYVILLLGEMAYSYTEEEAEDIERFCFRVTQLLLAHGANPSQCPASESLTHFCLKSFSDYFPLLRLLLESGAAYNCSLHGPSCWSGFHIAFEHLCWHLSRFNDETYSSDLMQKGQTLLELMMASSQAIQLPSNFEVNTSSCRFHRQEVQTLFCSLKQLERSPQALKHLCRVFIRQRLKPWPVGDKIKALPLPDRLKWYLLIDHAAAGHEDL comes from the exons ATGCCTTTCCTGCACGGCTTCCGCAGGATCGTCCTGGAGTACCAGCCCCTGGTGGatgagctgctggggctgctggccacgcctgACACCGAagggcagagctccctggaGAG ccctgcctgcctggacAGTGACAAGAGCCAGCTCTCAGCTGTGAGAAGAGTCCTGGAGAGGGAGACCCACTCCCCATTTTATCAGGAAGGTGTGAGCTATGCCCTGCTGAAGGTCACCGAGCTGGGGCTCGTCCCAGCTGCAGAAATCCTCCTGGAATTTGGTGCTGACCTCAGCTTTGAAG aCCCAGTGACGTACTACACGCCCCTGCACATGGCGGTGCTGCGCAACCAGCCGGACGCGGTGGAGCTCCTGGTGCAGCACGGCGCCGACATCAACCGCAGGGACCGG ATCCATGAGAGCAGTCCCCTGGACCTGGCCAGCGAGGAGCCCGAGCGGTTGCCGTGCCTGCAgcggctgctggagctgggggccGACGTCAACGCTGCTGACAAGAACG GGAAGACAGCACTGCTGCATGCCCTGGCCAGCAGTGACAGTGGCCAGATCCACAACACCGACAGCATCCGTCTCCTGCTGGAAGGAG gCGCAGATGTCACGGCTGCCACCAAGGATGGTGACACTGTCTTCACCTATGTCATCCTCCTGCTGGGAGAGATGGCGTACAGCTACACCGAGGAGGAGGCCGAGGACATCGAGCGCTTCTGCTTCCGCGTCacgcagctgctgctggcccacGGTGCCAACCccagccagtgcccagcctCAGAGTCCCTCACACACTTCTGCTTGAAAAGCTTCAGCGACTACTTCCCCCTGCTGCGCTTGTTGCTGGAGTCAGGTGCTGCCTACAACTGCTCCCTGCACGGTCCCTCGTGCTGGTCCGGCTTCCACATCGCCTTCGAGCACCTCTGCTGGCACCTCAGCCGCTTCAACGATGAAACCTATTCCTCAGACCTCATGCAGAAGGGTCAGACTCTGCTGGAGCTCATGATGGCCAGTTCACAAGCCATCCAGCTGCCCAGCAATTTTGAGGTCAACACCAGCAGCTGTAGGTTCCACAGGCAGGAGGTCCAGACTCTGTTCTGCTCTCTGAAGCAGCTGGAGCGCTCGCCGCAGGCACTGAAACACCTGTGCAGGGTGTTCATCCGGCAGCGCCTCAAACCGTGGCCTGTGGGTGACAAAATCAaagctctgcctctcccagaCAGGCTCAAGTGGTACCTGCTCATTGACCacgctgctgctggccacgagGACCTGTga